The following are encoded together in the Xanthomonas vesicatoria ATCC 35937 genome:
- the moeB gene encoding molybdopterin-synthase adenylyltransferase MoeB — protein sequence MNPYDISPTDARARALQGALLIDIRQLHERASGQAEGALAIAQHDLETVPAQHVSEHAREIVLICQSGKRSAHTANALRAQGYTQVASVLGGTTAWMRDGLPLVRPTLPADEQDFLERYSRHLRLPQVGVQGQQRLADARVLLIGAGGLGSPAAFYLAAAGVGHLRLADDDVVDRSNLQRQILHTEDSVGIAKVDSAAQRISALNPRVQVEPVQTRVTADNVEALLQDVDVVVDGADNFAARYLLNDACVKLGKPLVYGAVQQFEGQVSVFDAGRNRGQAPCYRCLFPEPPPPEFAPSCAEAGVLGVLPGVIGLLQATEALKLLLGIGDTLRGRLLSFDALSMRFREIRLPPDPHCPLCAPGVAFPGYADYAAFCGSVVG from the coding sequence ATGAACCCCTATGACATTTCCCCTACCGACGCACGCGCACGCGCCCTGCAGGGAGCCCTGCTGATCGATATCCGGCAATTGCACGAGCGCGCGAGTGGCCAAGCCGAAGGCGCGTTGGCGATTGCGCAGCACGACCTTGAAACCGTGCCCGCGCAGCATGTTTCCGAACACGCACGTGAAATCGTGCTGATCTGTCAGAGCGGCAAGCGCTCAGCGCACACCGCCAATGCATTGCGAGCACAGGGATACACGCAGGTTGCATCGGTGCTGGGCGGCACCACAGCATGGATGCGCGATGGGCTGCCGCTGGTACGCCCGACACTACCGGCGGACGAGCAGGATTTTCTCGAACGGTACTCGCGGCATCTGCGCTTGCCGCAGGTCGGCGTGCAAGGCCAGCAGCGGTTGGCGGACGCGCGCGTGTTGTTGATCGGCGCAGGCGGGCTGGGTTCACCTGCGGCGTTCTATCTCGCCGCTGCAGGCGTCGGCCATCTGCGCCTAGCCGATGACGACGTGGTCGACCGCAGCAATCTGCAGCGCCAGATCCTGCACACGGAAGACAGCGTCGGCATTGCCAAGGTCGACTCTGCCGCGCAGCGTATCAGCGCGCTCAATCCGCGCGTACAAGTCGAGCCGGTGCAGACACGCGTTACCGCCGACAACGTGGAAGCCTTATTGCAGGATGTCGACGTGGTTGTCGACGGCGCCGATAATTTCGCTGCGCGCTACCTGCTTAACGATGCCTGCGTGAAACTCGGCAAGCCACTCGTGTACGGCGCGGTGCAACAGTTCGAAGGTCAGGTGAGCGTATTCGATGCCGGTCGCAACCGGGGGCAGGCACCGTGCTATCGCTGCCTGTTTCCCGAACCGCCGCCGCCGGAGTTTGCACCCAGTTGCGCGGAGGCCGGCGTGCTTGGTGTGCTGCCCGGGGTGATCGGGCTGTTGCAGGCCACCGAAGCGCTCAAGTTGCTGCTTGGCATCGGCGACACCCTGCGCGGGCGCTTGCTCAGCTTCGATGCGCTATCGATGCGGTTCCGCGAGATTCGCCTGCCGCCCGATCCACATTGCCCGCTGTGCGCGCCGGGCGTCGCCTTTCCTGGCTATGCGGACTATGCGGCGTTTTGCGGCAGCGTAGTTGGTTGA
- the glp gene encoding molybdopterin molybdotransferase MoeA yields the protein MISYAEALAIVHQQVTPLASEWVDSADAEGRVLAQPLQSPAELPPFDNSAMDGFAIATYGLSAVAGSEHEVAGTIAAGADAAAAEEGAAWEIMTGAGVPAGADAVVPIEQVDVLRALHHAQPGLIRLRADVRVGQHIRRRGDDVRLGDVVMDAGTVLRGAHLMVLASLGCAQVQVVRRPRVALIATGRELVSDPAQPLQPGQIRDGTSRYLHSQLHAAGAHVVWQGQVGDDDAAFDTALAQARNAGADVILSTGAVSRGRYDFVPDALARHAARLLFHKVAVRPGKPVLLARFSDGVLYVGLPGNPMASAAGLRFFVEPALRRFLGMPAECGLRVALETPMQARPIWRQHLRAQLSCRALGALRVQMLPQQESFRLAPLLQANVWAVLEPQDEAAAPSMTAEVFGLGHLHPAAPVVIA from the coding sequence ATGATCAGCTACGCCGAAGCCCTTGCCATCGTGCACCAGCAGGTTACTCCGCTGGCCAGCGAGTGGGTTGATAGCGCCGATGCCGAAGGGCGTGTGCTTGCACAACCGTTGCAGAGTCCTGCCGAGTTGCCGCCGTTCGATAACAGCGCCATGGATGGGTTCGCCATTGCTACATATGGACTAAGTGCGGTAGCAGGCAGCGAACATGAGGTAGCGGGCACAATCGCGGCAGGTGCAGATGCGGCGGCAGCGGAAGAGGGTGCTGCGTGGGAGATCATGACCGGTGCTGGCGTACCTGCGGGTGCCGATGCGGTAGTGCCGATCGAGCAGGTGGATGTCTTGCGTGCGCTGCATCACGCACAGCCCGGCCTTATCCGTCTACGTGCTGATGTGCGCGTGGGGCAGCATATTCGCCGCCGTGGAGACGACGTGCGTCTGGGTGATGTCGTGATGGATGCCGGTACCGTGCTGCGTGGCGCGCATTTGATGGTACTGGCCAGTCTGGGATGCGCGCAGGTCCAGGTCGTCCGGCGCCCACGGGTTGCGCTGATCGCGACGGGCCGCGAGTTGGTCAGCGATCCTGCGCAACCGCTGCAACCTGGCCAGATCCGCGATGGCACCAGTCGCTACCTGCACAGTCAGTTGCATGCAGCGGGCGCCCATGTTGTGTGGCAAGGGCAGGTGGGCGACGACGATGCAGCCTTCGATACCGCACTCGCACAGGCGCGCAATGCCGGCGCCGACGTGATCTTGAGTACCGGTGCGGTGTCGCGCGGTCGCTATGACTTCGTGCCCGACGCATTGGCGCGGCATGCGGCGCGCCTGCTGTTTCACAAGGTTGCCGTACGCCCGGGCAAGCCGGTGCTACTGGCCCGGTTTAGCGACGGCGTGTTGTATGTCGGCTTGCCGGGCAATCCCATGGCCAGCGCCGCCGGGCTGCGTTTTTTTGTCGAACCTGCCTTGCGCCGATTCTTAGGCATGCCGGCCGAGTGCGGCCTGCGCGTCGCCCTTGAGACACCGATGCAGGCGCGACCGATCTGGCGCCAGCATCTACGCGCACAGTTGTCCTGCAGAGCACTAGGCGCGCTGCGCGTGCAGATGCTGCCGCAACAGGAGTCGTTTCGCCTGGCGCCCTTACTGCAGGCCAATGTCTGGGCGGTGCTGGAGCCGCAGGACGAGGCCGCGGCGCCGAGCATGACGGCAGAGGTGTTCGGGTTGGGCCATCTGCATCCGGCAGCGCCGGTAGTGATTGCATGA
- a CDS encoding ANTAR domain-containing response regulator: protein MRVLLVNDTEKPIGELRQALTRAGYTVLDDVASVGALLHAVQSQQPDVVVIDVDSPSRDTLEQLSMLHAHAPRPVVMFSGDGDDALIHAAVGAGVTAYVVDGLSPARLAPIVQVALARFAHESSMRKRLDDVQQALHDRKQIDRAKGLLMEKRGLSEADAYAALRQQAMKQGVKLAEVARRIVAMAELLG from the coding sequence ATGCGTGTTTTGCTGGTCAACGATACCGAAAAGCCCATTGGCGAACTGCGCCAGGCGCTGACGCGCGCCGGCTACACGGTGCTCGACGATGTGGCATCGGTCGGCGCGTTGCTGCATGCGGTGCAGAGCCAGCAGCCGGATGTCGTGGTGATCGACGTGGACTCGCCCTCGCGCGATACGCTGGAGCAGTTGTCGATGCTGCACGCCCATGCACCGCGCCCGGTGGTGATGTTCTCCGGCGATGGCGACGACGCCTTGATCCACGCTGCAGTGGGTGCAGGCGTCACCGCGTACGTGGTGGATGGGCTATCACCGGCGCGATTGGCGCCAATCGTGCAGGTGGCGCTGGCCCGGTTTGCGCACGAGAGCAGCATGCGCAAACGCCTGGACGATGTGCAGCAGGCCTTGCACGACCGCAAGCAGATCGACCGTGCCAAGGGTCTGCTGATGGAAAAACGTGGCCTTAGCGAGGCCGATGCTTACGCCGCGCTGCGTCAGCAGGCGATGAAGCAGGGTGTCAAGCTGGCCGAAGTGGCGCGACGCATCGTGGCCATGGCCGAGTTGTTGGGATGA
- the glp gene encoding molybdopterin molybdotransferase MoeA — translation MNDYPTRIAYAQALQILHAVAGANRPPDETIATARADGRISAADLIAPLALPPFANSAMDGFALRHVDLAGAQTRLQLVGEQFAGEHWGGTLAHGQCLRITTGAPLPAGADTVVPKEDTEERDGVVTIQAAPSAGASVRLAGSDVRAGDLVIQTGQVLTPARIGLAAALGVSRLAVAPRPTIAVLATGDELVEPGMPLGPGQIYNSNRDMLMAQLRALGYAPTAWPTLPDDPQRIRTMLEDAAAAFDVVITCGGVSAGEKDYLPRLIQELGRIHFWRVRMRPGMPAVLGQIGRCLVLGLPGNPVSVLATLIAYGVPLLDGLQGRAEPRPMWHAALASPWEKRHERLEFLRGRLVCGADARLSAEPQRGDASHLLRGAADSNALIVLPEQARRFEAGEIVRVIPYAL, via the coding sequence ATGAACGACTATCCCACCCGTATTGCTTATGCGCAGGCGTTGCAGATTCTGCATGCCGTGGCCGGCGCCAATCGTCCGCCGGACGAAACCATTGCCACCGCGCGCGCGGATGGCCGCATCTCGGCAGCCGACCTGATTGCGCCACTGGCGTTGCCGCCCTTCGCCAACAGCGCGATGGATGGGTTTGCGTTGCGGCATGTTGATCTGGCTGGAGCGCAGACGCGCTTGCAGCTTGTCGGCGAGCAGTTTGCCGGCGAGCACTGGGGTGGCACGCTTGCGCATGGCCAGTGCCTGCGCATCACCACTGGTGCTCCGCTACCGGCGGGCGCCGATACCGTGGTGCCCAAGGAAGACACCGAAGAGCGCGATGGCGTCGTGACCATCCAGGCGGCGCCGAGCGCCGGTGCATCGGTGCGCTTGGCCGGTAGCGATGTGCGTGCCGGCGATCTGGTGATCCAGACCGGGCAGGTGCTCACTCCGGCGCGTATCGGCCTGGCTGCGGCGCTGGGCGTATCGCGGTTGGCGGTGGCACCGCGACCGACCATTGCAGTGCTGGCCACCGGTGACGAGTTGGTCGAGCCGGGTATGCCGCTTGGTCCCGGCCAGATCTACAACAGCAACCGCGACATGCTGATGGCGCAGCTGCGGGCGCTGGGCTATGCGCCGACCGCGTGGCCGACTCTGCCGGACGACCCGCAGCGCATCCGCACCATGCTGGAAGACGCGGCGGCGGCTTTCGACGTGGTGATCACCTGCGGCGGTGTGTCTGCTGGCGAAAAAGATTACCTGCCGCGCCTGATCCAGGAACTGGGCCGGATCCATTTCTGGCGTGTGCGCATGCGCCCGGGCATGCCGGCGGTGTTGGGGCAGATCGGGCGTTGTCTGGTGTTGGGCCTGCCGGGTAATCCGGTGTCGGTCCTGGCGACGTTGATCGCCTACGGCGTGCCGTTGCTGGACGGGCTGCAGGGGCGCGCCGAGCCGCGCCCGATGTGGCACGCTGCGTTGGCCAGCCCCTGGGAGAAGCGGCACGAGCGCCTGGAATTCCTGCGCGGTCGGCTGGTGTGCGGCGCCGACGCGCGCCTGAGCGCGGAACCGCAGCGGGGGGATGCCTCGCATCTGCTACGTGGCGCGGCCGACAGCAATGCGCTGATCGTCTTGCCGGAACAGGCGCGTCGCTTCGAGGCGGGCGAAATCGTGCGGGTGATTCCGTACGCGTTGTAG
- a CDS encoding DUF4142 domain-containing protein: protein MKTRRPILVVLALCIGVSMSAHAQNTPPSAKVTGQQQGDAMPSGTERAALGTLSAINVGEINAANLALQKQVQGGVRDYAMRMVKEHTDNNQKLEKWQPNTSAADAKAQMAKAKTEAAALQKLDGTAFETAYVTAMVKDHTDALAALDKKLIPAAKTPDVLAHLQTTRHHVADHLAAAKALQGEKKSAEVR from the coding sequence ATGAAGACACGTCGACCGATTCTCGTGGTACTCGCACTGTGCATTGGCGTCAGTATGTCGGCCCACGCCCAGAACACGCCTCCCTCCGCGAAGGTGACAGGGCAGCAGCAGGGCGATGCCATGCCCAGTGGCACCGAACGCGCTGCGCTCGGGACGCTGAGCGCGATCAATGTGGGAGAGATCAACGCCGCCAATCTGGCGCTGCAGAAGCAGGTGCAGGGTGGCGTGCGTGATTATGCAATGCGCATGGTCAAGGAACATACCGACAACAACCAGAAACTCGAGAAGTGGCAACCGAACACGTCGGCCGCAGACGCCAAGGCGCAAATGGCCAAGGCGAAGACCGAGGCCGCAGCCCTGCAAAAGCTGGACGGCACCGCGTTTGAAACCGCCTACGTCACCGCGATGGTCAAGGACCACACCGATGCGTTGGCGGCACTGGACAAGAAGCTGATTCCTGCCGCCAAGACGCCTGACGTGCTTGCACATCTGCAGACCACGCGCCACCACGTTGCCGACCACCTGGCTGCGGCCAAGGCGTTGCAAGGAGAGAAGAAGAGCGCTGAAGTACGCTGA
- a CDS encoding CmpA/NrtA family ABC transporter substrate-binding protein, with protein MSQANLPVLRVAYMPLIDCAPLIAAQRLGLDRAHGVQLDLQRQASWAGVRDRLLAGEVDAAHTLASLVYAIELGIAGPQCAMALLMTLNHNGQAITMAPGLAQALVDGRRLPQVLEGLGRRAVFAQTFPTGTHALWLYYWLAAGGVDPMRDVDVLSIPPPQMPEALASGLIDGYCSGEPWAAVAQVQGSGARVIRSGQLWPGHPEKVLACRREFAALQPELAEQLTACVLEACRWLDAAADNRAQCAQWLAEPQHIGVSASHLATCLDADADADAAGQANDATSLAFHRHGMVNMPWLSDGEWFLSQFQRWGWHDIQDNDIARLRDIHRLDNYRSAAARVNIAVPDSDHRRNLLFDAPGSD; from the coding sequence ATGAGCCAAGCCAACCTCCCCGTACTGCGCGTGGCCTACATGCCGCTGATCGACTGCGCCCCGTTGATCGCCGCGCAGCGGCTGGGCCTGGATCGCGCGCATGGCGTGCAACTTGACCTGCAACGGCAGGCCTCCTGGGCCGGCGTGCGCGATCGTCTGCTGGCGGGCGAGGTGGACGCGGCGCATACGCTCGCGAGCCTGGTGTATGCCATCGAGTTGGGCATTGCCGGGCCGCAATGCGCAATGGCGTTGCTGATGACGCTCAACCATAACGGCCAGGCGATCACCATGGCTCCTGGGTTGGCGCAAGCGCTTGTGGATGGTCGGCGCCTGCCCCAAGTCCTGGAGGGGCTGGGGCGACGTGCTGTCTTCGCACAAACCTTTCCCACCGGCACGCATGCGTTGTGGCTGTATTACTGGCTAGCCGCGGGTGGCGTAGACCCGATGCGCGATGTCGATGTGCTCAGCATTCCACCGCCGCAGATGCCCGAGGCACTGGCCAGCGGACTGATCGACGGCTACTGCTCCGGCGAACCTTGGGCGGCCGTGGCACAAGTCCAGGGCAGCGGGGCACGGGTGATCCGCAGTGGTCAGTTGTGGCCCGGTCATCCGGAAAAGGTGCTGGCCTGCCGGCGCGAATTTGCCGCCTTGCAGCCGGAGCTGGCCGAGCAACTGACGGCCTGCGTGCTGGAAGCATGTCGCTGGCTGGATGCCGCCGCGGACAACCGCGCGCAATGCGCACAGTGGCTGGCGGAGCCTCAACATATCGGCGTGTCGGCCTCGCATCTGGCAACGTGTCTGGATGCCGATGCCGATGCCGATGCCGCTGGTCAGGCAAATGATGCGACTTCGCTTGCGTTCCATCGCCACGGCATGGTGAACATGCCGTGGCTATCGGATGGCGAGTGGTTCCTGAGCCAGTTCCAGCGCTGGGGATGGCACGATATCCAGGACAACGATATTGCGCGGCTGCGCGATATCCATCGCTTGGACAACTATCGCAGCGCTGCGGCACGCGTGAATATCGCAGTGCCGGATAGCGATCATCGGCGCAATCTGTTGTTCGATGCACCTGGAAGCGACTGA
- a CDS encoding NAD(P)-dependent oxidoreductase — protein MPLFPLFANLQGRAVLVIGGGEVATRKVLALLKAGAQIRLYAHALSPELAELMRAGRFEQLVGQFDPSWIDTVWLVVAATDDTDLNQRVAAAAGARQRLVNVVDDAELSTYQVPAIVDRDPLVVAISSAGAAPMLARRLRERLERELDVSVGRFAGLFARHRERIRNQFPDMNRRRRWFDRVIDGQVPLLLQAGDDVAAEAAFNAALDDAGTVPARGSVQLVGTGPGDPGLLTLKALRAMNLADVLLVGADVPDTILELARRDASRRALPPEPQAHHALLLELAGEGLHVVALRSGTGYCAVAAASIEAALQARGLACERIPGICTERCKQATG, from the coding sequence ATGCCATTGTTCCCGTTGTTCGCAAACCTGCAGGGACGCGCTGTGCTGGTGATTGGCGGTGGCGAGGTCGCCACGCGCAAGGTGCTCGCGCTGCTCAAGGCGGGCGCGCAGATCCGCCTGTATGCGCACGCGCTCTCGCCCGAGCTTGCGGAACTGATGCGCGCCGGCCGCTTCGAGCAGCTGGTCGGGCAGTTCGACCCGTCATGGATCGACACGGTCTGGCTGGTGGTCGCAGCCACCGACGACACCGACTTGAACCAGCGCGTTGCTGCTGCCGCGGGTGCGCGCCAGCGGCTGGTCAACGTGGTGGACGATGCCGAGCTGTCCACATACCAGGTGCCCGCGATCGTAGACCGCGATCCGCTGGTCGTTGCCATTTCATCGGCCGGTGCGGCGCCGATGCTGGCGCGCCGCCTGCGCGAGCGGCTCGAGCGCGAGCTGGACGTATCGGTAGGTCGCTTCGCTGGTTTGTTCGCGCGCCACCGCGAACGAATCCGCAACCAGTTCCCCGATATGAACCGGCGCAGGCGTTGGTTCGATCGCGTGATCGATGGGCAAGTGCCGTTGCTGCTGCAAGCCGGCGACGATGTCGCGGCCGAAGCCGCCTTCAACGCGGCATTGGACGACGCCGGCACCGTTCCGGCGCGTGGCAGCGTGCAATTGGTCGGCACCGGCCCCGGCGACCCTGGACTGCTGACATTGAAAGCGTTGCGTGCGATGAATCTGGCCGATGTGCTGCTTGTTGGCGCAGACGTGCCGGACACGATCCTCGAGCTGGCACGCCGCGATGCTTCACGGCGCGCACTGCCGCCCGAGCCGCAGGCACACCATGCGCTGCTGCTGGAACTGGCAGGCGAAGGCCTGCATGTGGTCGCGCTGCGCAGCGGCACCGGCTACTGCGCAGTCGCAGCGGCCTCGATCGAAGCCGCACTGCAGGCACGCGGACTTGCCTGCGAGCGCATACCGGGGATTTGCACCGAGCGCTGTAAGCAAGCCACAGGCTGA
- a CDS encoding molybdenum cofactor guanylyltransferase: protein MSAPSAWTGVVLAGGRSSRMGQDKAMLHWRGRPLLVQMQAVLRDAGAQDVLISGIRPGYEGIADLQPDLGPLGGLVSVLDQVADMTTLVVVPVDMPLLTTQLIARLLAPAQQRCVAFDEQMLPMRLCIDATVREALSTLMAGEASSRSLRALQRSLHCHRVAVTDSERTAFVNCNTPEQWSQLIHENPD, encoded by the coding sequence ATGAGCGCTCCCTCTGCATGGACCGGCGTGGTGCTGGCCGGTGGCCGCTCGTCGCGGATGGGGCAGGACAAAGCCATGCTTCACTGGCGCGGGCGTCCATTGTTAGTGCAGATGCAGGCGGTGCTGCGCGACGCGGGCGCGCAGGATGTGCTTATCAGTGGCATTCGTCCAGGGTATGAGGGCATTGCCGACCTGCAGCCGGATCTGGGACCGTTGGGCGGGTTGGTCAGCGTGCTCGATCAGGTCGCCGATATGACCACGCTGGTGGTGGTGCCGGTGGACATGCCGCTGTTGACCACGCAGTTGATCGCACGGTTGCTGGCGCCCGCACAGCAGCGTTGTGTCGCGTTTGACGAGCAGATGCTGCCGATGCGCCTATGCATCGACGCGACCGTGCGTGAGGCGTTATCGACGTTGATGGCGGGTGAGGCATCGTCACGCTCGCTGCGCGCCTTGCAGCGTTCACTGCATTGCCATCGCGTGGCTGTGACCGACAGCGAACGCACCGCGTTCGTCAATTGCAATACGCCCGAGCAGTGGAGCCAGCTCATCCATGAAAATCCAGATTGA
- a CDS encoding OBAP family protein: protein MRHSTLWLALALCVSCSRSPPAVTPPGAPETTKTDVLEAGAKVLQPSGPVEKLDIYLVGFHPMKDAPDEQMEAHHYCHQVNEDMAQCALYDGNTDSANLTGIEYIISEKIFAQLPAQERNYWHPHNGEILSGQLSAPNLPLAAEKELMRSKMNSYGKTWHTWHSRKGSAAGDALPLGEPMLAWSFNRDGEVQQPLVDQRDQAVSVSTAERRANRQDLTSLAKPQHGVDALRHHFGDTKAIPGVVDADQAEQ from the coding sequence ATGCGACATTCCACCTTATGGCTCGCCCTGGCCTTATGCGTCAGTTGCTCGCGCAGCCCGCCTGCGGTCACGCCGCCCGGCGCGCCCGAGACCACCAAAACCGATGTATTGGAAGCCGGCGCAAAGGTACTGCAGCCCAGCGGGCCTGTCGAAAAACTCGATATCTACCTGGTTGGTTTTCATCCGATGAAAGATGCGCCCGACGAGCAGATGGAAGCGCATCACTACTGCCATCAGGTCAACGAAGATATGGCGCAGTGCGCGCTTTACGACGGCAATACCGATAGCGCCAACCTGACCGGCATCGAATACATCATTTCCGAAAAAATTTTTGCGCAATTACCCGCACAGGAACGCAATTACTGGCATCCGCATAACGGAGAGATTCTTTCTGGCCAGCTGTCGGCTCCGAATCTTCCGCTGGCTGCTGAGAAGGAGCTGATGCGCAGCAAGATGAACAGTTACGGCAAGACGTGGCACACTTGGCATTCGCGCAAGGGCAGCGCAGCCGGCGACGCATTGCCGTTGGGCGAGCCGATGTTGGCTTGGTCGTTCAATCGCGATGGCGAAGTGCAGCAACCCCTTGTCGACCAGCGTGATCAGGCCGTCTCGGTCTCCACGGCCGAACGTCGCGCCAATCGCCAAGACCTCACCTCTTTGGCCAAGCCGCAGCATGGTGTGGATGCCTTGCGTCACCACTTCGGTGATACCAAGGCCATCCCTGGCGTGGTCGATGCCGACCAGGCTGAGCAGTAA
- the xth gene encoding exodeoxyribonuclease III, whose protein sequence is MAGTTRKIATYNVNGIGSRLSHLLEWLTREQPDIVGLQELKATQEAFPEQAIRDAGYGVIWQGQRAWNGVALLARGTDPIEIRRGLPWDPSDTQSRYLEAAIHGVVVACLYLPNGNPQPGPKFDYKLAWFQRLIRHAKTLVGLPHPVALIGDFNVVPTDADIYDPKGWRKDALLQPESRQAYQTLVEQGWTDSLLAVYGDAPIYTFWDYFRQHFARDRGLRIDHLLLNRALAPGLLDAGVDKWVRALEKASDHAPTWISVRVPDEATKLRAGAQATSTTRKLKATKNAPARQSPAKKAAKASSKRGDKTPARQAAAKKNATGVPAAKTASARKRTAKKDPSAAREK, encoded by the coding sequence ATGGCAGGCACCACACGCAAGATCGCCACGTACAACGTCAATGGAATCGGCAGCAGATTGTCGCATCTGCTGGAATGGCTCACGCGTGAGCAGCCGGATATTGTGGGCCTGCAGGAACTGAAAGCTACCCAGGAGGCATTTCCGGAGCAGGCAATCCGCGATGCTGGCTATGGCGTGATTTGGCAAGGGCAGCGCGCATGGAACGGTGTGGCCCTGCTGGCCCGCGGCACCGACCCTATCGAGATTCGCCGGGGCTTGCCATGGGACCCGAGCGACACGCAGAGCCGGTATCTTGAGGCAGCGATTCACGGTGTGGTGGTGGCCTGCCTGTATCTGCCCAATGGCAACCCGCAGCCAGGGCCGAAATTCGACTACAAGCTTGCCTGGTTTCAGCGCCTTATCCGGCATGCGAAAACACTGGTGGGCTTGCCACATCCGGTGGCCTTGATCGGCGACTTCAATGTGGTGCCCACCGATGCGGACATCTACGACCCCAAGGGTTGGCGAAAGGATGCCTTGCTGCAACCGGAAAGCCGGCAGGCCTACCAGACGCTCGTGGAACAAGGGTGGACCGACAGCCTGTTGGCAGTATATGGCGATGCACCGATCTATACGTTCTGGGATTATTTTCGCCAGCACTTTGCGCGTGACCGTGGCCTGCGTATCGATCATTTGTTGCTCAATCGTGCGTTGGCGCCAGGTCTACTGGATGCGGGCGTCGACAAGTGGGTGCGTGCCCTGGAAAAGGCAAGCGACCATGCGCCGACCTGGATCAGCGTGCGTGTTCCCGATGAAGCGACCAAGCTGAGAGCAGGGGCTCAGGCCACATCGACGACGCGCAAGTTGAAAGCGACAAAAAACGCGCCAGCACGCCAATCGCCGGCCAAAAAAGCAGCAAAGGCCAGTTCGAAGCGCGGCGACAAAACGCCAGCGCGGCAAGCAGCGGCAAAGAAGAACGCCACGGGCGTGCCCGCTGCCAAAACCGCGAGCGCACGCAAGCGGACCGCCAAGAAAGACCCAAGTGCGGCTCGCGAGAAATAG